Sequence from the Rhinatrema bivittatum chromosome 6, aRhiBiv1.1, whole genome shotgun sequence genome:
caagatcttggaggaaaagtccataacacattattagccaggtgaataaaagaaagctattgctatccctgggagtaataGTAATTAGATTTGCTTTATGagacctgccaggtacttgtgatctagaCTGGCCAGACAGGATGCTTGGCTCGATGGACTCAGCAAGGCAGTTCTTATACAGTCTAAACCTAGTTTCTCTATTGTTATGTTCACTAGGATAATTTTCACCTCAGATACGTTTTCAGAGTGGAGAGGTGCGGGAGGCAGGGAAttcctttcttcctttgctgCTCAGAAGCAACTCTGGTAGTGAAAGTCACTGAGAAGGGAAGGAGAACTGCTAAAAGGGTGAGAGGAGTCTTTGGGGAAGGACAAAATAAAAGGGGGATGAAGGAAATGACTTGGAGGCAAAGAGCAGGGACCCAAATGCTCAGGACTACAACACAAGATGCCAAGAAAAGAATGAATTATGTGAGAAAAGGGGTTTATGGAGGGATGATAggaaacaataaaacaaagaaatataaaaataagaatgGGAAGAGAAAAGTaattaatgaaaagaaaatagaatggacaaagaagaagagaaagaacagagatggaaagaaagaaaacagtccAACAAAAAGTTACCTAGAACAATGTTTATTTAATCATTTTCAGCCATTTTCCATTGCTATACACTTTTaaccagtgctaaaaaaaaacttTGGCCTTAAAGTATTTGTTGATCATCTCAGTGGCCTACATTAACATAGAACAAAAATTGTAAGTGCAAGCTAGAAATGAAAAAATGGTGAGAAATTCTAAAAGTTCAGATTAATTAAATAATATTCAGCACAAAATCAGAATCTGTATTTCCAAGTAATTTTTTTACGATTAAAACATGTTATTGAATAAACCTATCTAGAaggtttctatttcattttctttaagaaCTTAATGACAGAACAATTCCGTATGTCACACTGTTAAACACATCTTTTTGAACTGCTGATCTATTACACATGGTGGCCCATTgaaaagtagcccacctccaatacTAGTACATTGGAGGAAGGTACTTTTCCATGGGCTACCCTGTATTATTAGAGTGCTGTCCTTGGGCAAAGTACTGCATTAGTAATTATGCTCTTGGCTAAAGGTGTAGGTGCAAATAGATTAATTCTATGTATTATTAATATTCTTATTGGTTCACAGAGATCCAGTTATGGCTTTGGGTACCAAACGTATGATTATTTAAAAAGATCAGTATACATCACACTTTGGAACCAACCCTGGTGACCTAGTAATTATTCTCTTGGAAATAGCTGAAGTTGCAAGTTGATTAGAACTATGTACTTTTCATATTCTTGTTAGTTTCATCGAAATCCAGTTATGGCTTTGGGTATTGAACATATACTTCTTAAAGTAGGCTGCCCTTAGGATCTTATAGCTTGCTGCTCTGAGACCCAAGATGTGACTGCCATTCCTTCAGGGGAGGGTTTCCAATTGCAACCAGTTTTTTCAGGAAACCACTAGGTTTTAGACCAGGAATGTCAGGATTAGCTTCATAATATTTTTCCAGTTTGGTCAATACTACAGGTAAACCAACTAATGAAGCATAGTACATGGGGCCACCTTTATGCTTTGGCCACCCATAGCCATTGTTGTAGATGACATCTATGTCTTCTGGACCTGATGCTATCCCATCTTCTAACACCTTAAAGCCCTCATTGATGAGGGCATATAAACACCTATCAATGATTTCATCATGGGATATATGACGTGACTTGAGGTTGTGGATACCACGGTATTCAGAAAGAAAATTATGAAGCCATGGATCAGGTATAGCATTTCTATCCCCTGGTTTTTCGTATTTGTACCAGCCATGGCCAGACTTCTGGCCAAACCGTCCCTTTTCGCACAGGATATCTGGAAGTGGGCTGTATCTCTTGCTGCCACGCTGGCGGGCAGGTGTTCCAGTGGGAAGATTTGGTCCTGTCAGGCCAATTTCTGTCCGAGATTTCCATCCTATATCAAGCCCAGAGAGATCCATCATTCGGAAGGGACCCATAGCAAGACCAAAATCTTCAAGTGCCCGGTCAATCTCCTCTGGTTTACTGCCTTCTTCTACTAGAAAAATAACTTGTTCAATGTATAGCCTCATTAATCGATTCCCTACAAATGATGGGCAGTTACCTACCAGCACACCAATTTTTCCTAACATTTTACCAAGATGCATGGCTGTGGATATTGTGGTGGAAGATGTGTTTTGGCCATAGACAACCTCCAATAGCTTCATTATGTGAGCAGGAGAGAAAAAGTGTGTCCCAATAACCATTTGGGGTCTATCTGTGACAGAAGCAATTTCATCAATATCCAGGCCTGATGTATTAGTACACAGGAATGCTTTAGGTTTACAGATTGCTGATAAGCGCCTGAATATCTCTTTCTTTAATACCATGTTCTCATACGCTGCTTCAATAACTATGTCTACATCTTTTAACTTGCTATAGTCCAGAGTGAACTGAACTGGACCAGGCTGACTAGCAGCTGCTGACTGTCCAAGCTGCTTCATCTTCAAGGCTTCACGATCTAGAAGGGACATCACAGCTTTGCTGCCCAGGTCCAGCTGCTTCTTGTCTTGTTCCAAAGCTATCACTGGAATCTGGGCCTTTGCCAGTGAGGTGACAATACCTCTACCCATTGTTCCCAGCCCTACAGAAATGAAAGGACATTTATATAAATGATAAGTTAAGTTAAGACAAACATCTCACAAACAGGACtttatgtttaaaatgtaaaatacaaaatggTACTTTTTGTCATATGTTTACAGAATGTCATAAGTTAAAAATATACTGGAGTAAAGTACAAtgttttttagaaaaaatgttaaagcaCTTAATAGGTTGGAATCTTTTTATTATGTTTAGAGaagaaaatatgtttaaaatgtCTCTTTTTCTTTGATATCCAGCTTATGTATTTCCTTAATACAATGTATATATCATTGTATttgaaaa
This genomic interval carries:
- the EHHADH gene encoding peroxisomal bifunctional enzyme isoform X2 encodes the protein MAAFRHISDAVAVITLSNPPVNALSSALLQAVHKALGEANEDSAVKAIVLCGDHGKFSAGADIREFGQPSKKRGPGLLLLCDLLEGSKKPVVAAIEGVALGGGLELALGCHYRIAHVQARVGFPEVNLGILPAASGTQRLPRLIGISPALSMITTGKFVPATEALKLGIVDEVVNENTVDKAIQLAKKVIDQPLGSRQLSTLPVQCPPNAEALLDEALVKVKKQFRGALSPQACIEALRAAVRLPYSEGIKKEKELFDFLYNTDQPRAQQYAFFAERKVAKWTLPSGVSWKTASPQPIRTAAVIGLGTMGRGIVTSLAKAQIPVIALEQDKKQLDLGSKAVMSLLDREALKMKQLGQSAAASQPGPVQFTLDYSKLKDVDIVIEAAYENMVLKKEIFRRLSAICKPKAFLCTNTSGLDIDEIASVTDRPQMVIGTHFFSPAHIMKLLEVVYGQNTSSTTISTAMHLGKMLGKIGVLVGNCPSFVGNRLMRLYIEQVIFLVEEGSKPEEIDRALEDFGLAMGPFRMMDLSGLDIGWKSRTEIGLTGPNLPTGTPARQRGSKRYSPLPDILCEKGRFGQKSGHGWYKYEKPGDRNAIPDPWLHNFLSEYRGIHNLKSRHISHDEIIDRCLYALINEGFKVLEDGIASGPEDIDVIYNNGYGWPKHKGGPMYYASLVGLPVVLTKLEKYYEANPDIPGLKPSGFLKKLVAIGNPPLKEWQSHLGSQSSKL